A single region of the Fenollaria sporofastidiosus genome encodes:
- a CDS encoding TIGR03960 family B12-binding radical SAM protein: MNRKKLEKILKLVEKPARYIGMEKNSIVKDFEKTKVKFAFCFPDMYELAMSYLGLHILYFLINQNEDYLCERVFLPWRDMQEKMREEELELFSLENKEELKNFDAVGFTLQYEMSFTNILNMLDLSNLEYKSKDRGEDDPIIVAGGPCAVNPEPIAEIIDVFQIGEGEEMMLRFLELLKIKKETKQSKDEFLETLAKEDGFYVPKFYKPHYNEDATIKNYEKLNPNCKDRVKRNYISSVDKMFQIDRMIVPYIDVVHKRAVVEIFRGCTKGCRFCQAGMLYRPIREKSDENIKNIAKTMIDNTGYDDVSLFSLSTCDYTNLREVAREMKEYFVQNNVSVSLPSLRLDSPSIDVLKDLSDVRKSSLTFAPEAGSQRLRDVINKNVSEENLIDVMTYVFGEGWSKIKLYFMIGLPTETEDDIRGIKELAYLVRDLFFKRDREDIKGDFRLVVSTSCFVPKPFTPFQWFKQDSIDEFYEKIGILRSCIKDKKIDYNYHDPELSYIEAVLARGDRKLADALIYVYEEEKKAEKVDNDFIYNNYMNAFKEFNLDPDFYARRERSYDEVLPWDIIDIGVSKEFLIREYEKSMKAETTKDCRISCNACGIKNCEMRGKHENFV, from the coding sequence ATTAATAGAAAGAAATTAGAAAAAATATTAAAGCTTGTAGAAAAGCCTGCGAGATATATAGGCATGGAGAAGAACTCTATAGTTAAAGATTTTGAAAAAACAAAGGTGAAGTTTGCTTTTTGCTTTCCTGATATGTATGAACTTGCAATGAGCTACTTAGGACTTCACATACTTTACTTTTTGATAAATCAAAATGAAGACTACTTATGTGAGAGAGTATTCTTGCCATGGCGCGATATGCAAGAAAAGATGAGAGAGGAAGAACTTGAATTATTTTCTCTTGAAAATAAAGAAGAGCTTAAAAACTTTGATGCGGTTGGCTTCACTTTGCAGTATGAAATGAGCTTTACAAATATATTGAATATGCTTGACTTATCAAACCTTGAATATAAAAGTAAGGACAGAGGAGAGGATGATCCGATTATTGTTGCGGGAGGTCCTTGTGCAGTAAACCCTGAACCTATCGCTGAAATAATTGATGTTTTTCAAATAGGCGAAGGCGAAGAGATGATGCTAAGGTTTTTAGAGCTACTTAAGATTAAAAAAGAAACAAAACAAAGTAAGGACGAATTTCTTGAAACACTTGCTAAAGAAGATGGCTTTTATGTACCGAAGTTTTATAAGCCTCATTACAATGAGGATGCTACTATAAAAAATTATGAAAAGCTAAATCCAAATTGCAAGGATAGAGTAAAGAGGAACTATATTTCAAGCGTTGACAAGATGTTTCAAATTGACAGAATGATTGTTCCATACATCGATGTAGTTCATAAAAGAGCAGTTGTTGAGATATTTAGAGGTTGCACTAAAGGATGCAGATTTTGCCAAGCTGGCATGTTATACAGGCCTATAAGAGAAAAATCAGATGAGAACATCAAGAATATCGCCAAGACTATGATAGACAATACTGGTTATGACGATGTTAGTTTGTTCTCACTAAGTACTTGTGACTATACTAACCTTAGAGAAGTTGCTCGTGAGATGAAAGAGTACTTTGTACAGAACAATGTTAGCGTCTCACTACCATCACTAAGGCTTGACTCACCGAGCATAGATGTATTGAAGGACTTATCTGATGTGAGGAAGTCATCACTAACTTTTGCTCCAGAAGCAGGCAGCCAAAGGTTAAGAGATGTTATCAACAAAAATGTTAGCGAAGAAAATTTAATTGATGTCATGACTTATGTATTTGGAGAAGGCTGGTCTAAGATTAAACTTTACTTTATGATAGGCCTTCCTACTGAGACTGAGGATGATATAAGGGGTATAAAAGAACTTGCTTATTTAGTTAGAGATCTATTCTTTAAAAGAGATAGGGAAGATATAAAGGGAGACTTTAGACTAGTTGTAAGTACATCGTGTTTTGTGCCAAAGCCTTTCACACCATTCCAATGGTTTAAGCAAGATAGTATAGATGAATTTTACGAAAAGATAGGCATACTTCGCTCATGTATAAAAGATAAAAAGATTGACTACAACTATCACGATCCTGAGCTTAGCTATATTGAAGCGGTACTTGCAAGAGGCGACAGAAAGCTTGCGGATGCGCTTATATATGTCTACGAAGAAGAGAAGAAGGCTGAGAAAGTGGATAACGATTTTATCTACAACAATTACATGAACGCATTCAAAGAGTTTAATTTAGATCCTGACTTCTACGCAAGACGCGAAAGATCATATGATGAAGTTCTACCTTGGGATATAATAGATATTGGTGTTAGCAAAGAGTTTTTGATTAGAGAGTATGAGAAGTCGATGAAGGCAGAGACTACAAAAGACTGCAGAATTTCTTGCAATGCATGTGGTATTAAGAACTGTGAAATGAGGGGTAAGCATGAAAATTTTGTGTAA
- the rsxA gene encoding electron transport complex subunit RsxA yields the protein MGTIFKILISTIFVNNYVFAQFLGICPFLGVSSKVETATGMSVAVTFVVTLASIITYYVQKLLLDPFNLGYLQTIVFILIIASLVQFVEMVIKKISPALYGAMGVFLPLITTNCMVLGVAILNIQSGYSIFEVITNAIGASLGFGLALILLSSLREKLELVDVPEPLKGMPLALIAAGLMSIAFMGFSGLV from the coding sequence ATGGGAACAATATTTAAGATTTTGATTTCTACAATCTTTGTAAACAACTACGTTTTCGCTCAATTCTTAGGAATTTGTCCGTTTTTAGGTGTTTCAAGCAAAGTAGAAACAGCGACAGGTATGAGTGTAGCAGTAACATTCGTTGTAACACTTGCTTCAATCATTACTTATTATGTACAAAAATTATTATTAGATCCATTTAATTTAGGATATTTACAAACAATAGTTTTTATACTTATCATAGCATCACTAGTACAATTTGTTGAAATGGTTATTAAGAAAATTTCACCAGCTCTTTATGGAGCAATGGGTGTTTTCCTACCACTTATTACAACAAACTGTATGGTACTAGGTGTTGCAATACTTAACATACAAAGTGGATACAGCATATTTGAAGTAATAACAAACGCTATCGGCGCATCACTTGGTTTTGGTTTAGCACTAATACTACTTTCATCACTAAGAGAAAAACTAGAACTTGTTGATGTACCAGAACCTCTTAAGGGAATGCCTCTTGCATTAATCGCAGCAGGACTTATGTCTATTGCGTTCATGGGCTTCTCTGGCTTAGTATAG
- a CDS encoding NusG domain II-containing protein — MKKLDIVLIISLILFSFIFIIKDRFFASNSNNKYIAISVDGKDYKNLEFKEKTYIYPLKTKFGFNKIEVAKDYVRVLEADCPNKLDVQQGKIYRANQSIVCIPNRMIIQIKSKDSNNNDDEVDAVIK; from the coding sequence ATGAAAAAATTAGACATAGTTTTAATTATATCTTTAATATTATTTTCGTTTATCTTTATTATTAAGGATAGATTTTTTGCGTCTAATTCAAATAATAAATACATAGCCATATCAGTTGATGGCAAAGATTATAAAAATTTAGAATTTAAGGAAAAAACATACATATATCCATTAAAGACAAAGTTTGGCTTTAATAAGATAGAGGTTGCAAAAGATTATGTAAGAGTTCTGGAGGCTGATTGCCCAAACAAGCTCGATGTACAACAAGGAAAGATATATAGAGCAAATCAAAGTATAGTTTGCATACCTAACAGAATGATTATTCAGATTAAATCAAAGGATAGTAATAATAATGATGATGAAGTGGATGCTGTGATAAAATGA
- a CDS encoding RnfABCDGE type electron transport complex subunit B: protein MEVYLIPIAVCGIIGLIFAVLLSIASRVFEVKLDPTVDKVLSALPGANCGACGFPGCEGLANAIAKGSAPVNSCPVGGAACASKIAEILGVDAGGTEKMVANVLCQGDCDKTKFKYDYNGIESCSFASQISGGPKSCDFGCVGCASCVNACPFDAIEMRNGVAFVLKEKCKSCKICVGTCPKKIIEMVPYKSKVFVKCKNTNMGKKVKEACGIGCIGCKICVKNCPKDTIAFENNLAHIVYEGCINCTICAQKCPTKAIHAENLRPKPVKPAEPAKPAEAAKPAEPAKPAEAAKPAEPAKPAEAAKPAEPAKPAETVKEVQVTKEEENK, encoded by the coding sequence ATGGAAGTATATTTAATACCTATAGCTGTTTGTGGTATCATAGGTTTGATATTTGCTGTTTTACTTTCAATAGCATCTAGAGTATTTGAAGTAAAACTAGATCCAACAGTAGATAAAGTATTATCTGCACTACCAGGAGCTAACTGCGGAGCTTGCGGATTTCCAGGTTGCGAAGGACTTGCTAATGCAATTGCAAAGGGAAGTGCACCAGTTAATTCATGCCCTGTAGGAGGTGCAGCATGTGCAAGTAAGATAGCTGAGATACTTGGCGTTGATGCAGGCGGCACTGAAAAGATGGTTGCTAATGTTTTATGCCAAGGCGACTGCGACAAAACAAAGTTCAAATATGACTACAATGGCATTGAAAGCTGTTCATTTGCATCACAAATATCAGGTGGACCAAAGTCATGTGATTTTGGCTGCGTTGGTTGTGCTTCATGCGTTAATGCATGTCCATTTGATGCTATCGAGATGAGAAATGGAGTTGCTTTTGTACTTAAGGAAAAATGTAAATCATGTAAGATATGTGTTGGAACTTGTCCTAAGAAAATTATTGAGATGGTTCCATATAAGAGCAAGGTATTTGTTAAGTGTAAGAACACTAATATGGGCAAGAAAGTTAAAGAAGCATGCGGCATAGGATGTATAGGCTGCAAGATCTGTGTTAAGAACTGTCCAAAGGATACCATAGCTTTTGAAAACAACCTAGCTCACATTGTTTACGAAGGATGTATAAACTGTACTATATGTGCACAAAAATGTCCTACAAAGGCAATACATGCTGAGAATTTAAGACCAAAGCCTGTAAAGCCAGCAGAGCCAGCAAAACCTGCTGAAGCTGCTAAACCAGCAGAGCCAGCAAAACCTGCTGAAGCTGCTAAACCAGCAGAGCCAGCAAAACCTGCTGAAGCTGCTAAACCAGCAGAACCAGCAAAACCTGCTGAAACTGTAAAAGAAGTACAAGTGACAAAGGAAGAAGAAAATAAGTAG
- a CDS encoding penicillin-binding transpeptidase domain-containing protein: MNNIEKSNRYNFINLVVLIILSVLLIKLAHLTLVEGDHYRYISDNSKIRTITVTAPRGEIRDRYGRLIAGNLPSFTVQIYKDDMLNLDADDRNKALLELTRSLEEDGVIYQNDFPIDFNYFAYKDEAEYISNDKTPLKTVIDFMKNKEVINDCLDMYMTFKNEDKKYDVRLANRALYAIKSKFVDFPVEYKNTGEKYEFIANDKFLDFKQKNEFKDDLSPRALVNEIIVSDDTILSRVFSHPMIRKLVYEKYKDNGLGNIVLKDCVNTLYEAYLEQKRTLMKEYPNYVTYESSAKDDFINIFKNTSLKTMLGKAYKNEDDEIIAPGKILIDLIRSKNIETKVEAIINPDTLDVLYRYKDQNVDPELAAIDELIKEADNKEIMDQFISNNKIRPYAQKCLLDDEVQTRISIAGDFEYVDMIQYKTFLERIFKFKDKFEDKSPEETLKKAMEKYKIDENYLRYEAKTLLSIYELFLKQGQLAYQPINFAYGIKPQTVARIEEKLYMNTGVKISIEPIRYYPMGSVMCHVIGSLGKISSDAEIEKYINQKKYLPDSIIGKTGIEEAYEDVLKGKDGEMLVEVDRIGNKTRVISETKPVRGNTIYLSLDAELQKKCEKLLERTIKTIPRSGTFLSKYGDFKMEWDRKRKRTYDNTSSGALVLNNPNTGEVLTMASYPGYNLNLFATGISKTDWDSLGPVEVNNPLAARPLLNVATQTAVQPGSIFKMCTGLAALEKGLSPETKITDMGYAELGTKKFRCLLWTDYHMTHGAINLSDALKVSCNYFFYSLAMGENQRLGKKLDIKLSIDDIVDMAKRFGLNDKTGIEINVPNEFSGGVPNPEKKLQNMRFYLRNFLNDNLQDYVKEGVRYDEVFRDKAIKEILSWLEEGPNMTRNEVIESLEKLGFDTERKLAGKREGIADIIKYTYLNQAKWNLADTLYVTIGQGDSSYTPIQMSNYVATIANGGQRNKLTLIDSIKSYDGLEDIYTFERKSEDIGLKNKKDLDVIKSGMYKVSKLGSAKPLFKDFPINIGCKTGTAEKNGINPYTKMPYDSFSWFVAFAPYEKPELAVSALVFQGGMGINAGPMVREAIAEYLGMNKENISNDLPLVTKVLK, encoded by the coding sequence ATGAACAATATTGAAAAGAGTAATAGATATAATTTTATTAATCTTGTAGTTTTGATTATTCTAAGTGTTTTACTTATAAAACTTGCACACTTGACTTTAGTTGAAGGAGATCACTACAGATATATATCGGACAACTCTAAAATTAGGACAATAACTGTTACAGCACCTAGAGGGGAGATAAGAGACAGGTATGGAAGGTTGATAGCTGGTAATCTTCCTTCTTTTACTGTGCAAATTTATAAAGATGATATGCTTAATTTAGATGCAGATGATAGAAATAAAGCTCTTCTTGAACTTACTAGAAGTCTTGAAGAGGATGGGGTTATTTATCAAAATGACTTCCCAATAGACTTTAACTATTTTGCATATAAAGATGAGGCAGAGTATATTAGTAACGACAAAACACCTTTAAAGACTGTTATCGACTTTATGAAAAATAAAGAAGTAATTAATGATTGCTTGGATATGTACATGACTTTTAAAAATGAAGATAAAAAGTATGATGTTAGACTTGCCAATAGAGCACTTTATGCAATCAAATCAAAGTTTGTTGACTTTCCAGTTGAGTATAAGAATACTGGTGAAAAATATGAATTCATTGCAAATGATAAATTTCTTGATTTTAAACAAAAGAATGAGTTTAAAGATGACTTAAGTCCAAGAGCCCTTGTAAATGAGATTATTGTTAGTGATGATACTATATTAAGTAGAGTGTTCTCACATCCTATGATTAGAAAGCTTGTATATGAAAAGTATAAAGATAACGGTTTAGGAAACATTGTGCTTAAAGACTGTGTTAATACTTTGTATGAAGCTTATCTTGAGCAAAAAAGAACACTGATGAAAGAGTATCCAAACTATGTTACTTATGAGAGCAGTGCTAAAGATGACTTTATAAATATTTTTAAGAACACATCGCTTAAAACTATGCTTGGTAAGGCTTATAAGAATGAAGATGATGAAATTATTGCTCCAGGTAAAATACTTATTGATCTTATAAGATCAAAGAACATAGAAACAAAGGTTGAAGCTATAATTAATCCTGATACTTTAGATGTTCTTTATAGATATAAAGATCAAAATGTAGATCCAGAGCTTGCAGCTATCGATGAGCTTATTAAGGAAGCTGACAATAAAGAGATTATGGATCAGTTTATAAGCAATAACAAGATAAGACCATATGCTCAAAAGTGCTTGCTAGATGATGAAGTGCAAACAAGGATATCTATAGCAGGTGACTTTGAGTATGTTGACATGATTCAGTATAAAACCTTTTTAGAGAGAATCTTTAAGTTCAAAGATAAATTTGAAGATAAGAGTCCTGAAGAAACATTAAAAAAGGCGATGGAGAAGTATAAGATAGATGAAAATTATTTGCGTTACGAAGCAAAGACGCTTCTTAGTATATATGAGCTGTTCTTAAAACAAGGCCAGCTTGCATATCAACCTATCAACTTTGCTTATGGAATAAAACCTCAAACGGTTGCTAGAATTGAAGAGAAGCTTTATATGAATACAGGGGTTAAAATATCTATAGAACCTATAAGATATTATCCTATGGGCTCTGTCATGTGTCATGTAATCGGATCTTTAGGAAAGATTTCAAGTGATGCTGAGATAGAAAAGTATATAAATCAAAAGAAGTATTTACCGGATTCTATAATTGGTAAAACTGGCATAGAAGAGGCATATGAAGACGTTTTAAAAGGTAAAGATGGAGAGATGCTTGTTGAGGTAGACAGAATTGGCAATAAAACTAGAGTTATCTCTGAGACTAAACCTGTTAGAGGAAACACTATATACTTAAGTTTAGATGCCGAGCTTCAAAAGAAGTGCGAAAAACTACTTGAAAGAACGATTAAAACAATACCAAGAAGCGGAACTTTTCTTAGTAAATATGGTGACTTCAAGATGGAGTGGGATAGAAAAAGAAAGAGAACATATGATAATACTAGCTCAGGAGCTCTTGTATTAAATAATCCTAATACTGGCGAAGTATTAACTATGGCTAGTTATCCAGGATACAATCTAAACCTATTTGCTACCGGTATAAGTAAGACAGACTGGGACAGTTTAGGACCTGTTGAAGTGAACAATCCACTTGCAGCAAGACCATTATTAAATGTTGCTACTCAAACTGCTGTGCAACCAGGATCAATCTTTAAAATGTGCACTGGCCTTGCAGCACTTGAGAAAGGTTTAAGCCCAGAAACAAAGATAACAGACATGGGCTATGCTGAACTTGGTACAAAGAAGTTTAGGTGTTTATTGTGGACCGACTATCATATGACTCATGGAGCTATCAATTTAAGTGACGCATTAAAAGTCTCATGTAACTACTTTTTCTACTCTCTAGCAATGGGAGAGAATCAAAGACTTGGCAAGAAGCTTGATATAAAATTATCGATTGATGATATAGTTGACATGGCAAAGAGATTCGGTCTTAATGATAAGACAGGCATAGAAATCAATGTGCCTAACGAGTTCTCTGGAGGCGTACCAAATCCAGAAAAGAAGCTTCAAAATATGAGATTCTATCTAAGAAACTTCTTAAATGATAATCTGCAAGATTATGTTAAAGAAGGAGTAAGATATGATGAGGTCTTTAGGGATAAAGCTATAAAAGAAATATTGTCATGGCTTGAAGAAGGACCGAATATGACAAGAAACGAGGTTATAGAAAGTCTTGAAAAGCTTGGCTTTGATACTGAGAGAAAATTAGCTGGTAAGAGGGAAGGCATAGCTGACATTATCAAGTACACTTATTTAAATCAAGCTAAGTGGAACCTAGCAGATACACTTTATGTCACTATTGGTCAAGGTGACTCGTCATATACACCTATACAGATGTCTAACTATGTAGCGACTATCGCCAATGGCGGACAAAGAAACAAGTTAACATTGATTGATTCGATTAAATCATATGATGGATTAGAGGATATCTATACTTTTGAAAGAAAATCTGAAGATATTGGTTTAAAGAACAAGAAGGACTTAGATGTTATAAAGAGTGGTATGTATAAGGTAAGTAAACTTGGATCTGCAAAACCATTGTTTAAAGATTTCCCTATAAATATTGGATGTAAGACTGGTACTGCGGAAAAGAACGGTATAAATCCATATACAAAGATGCCATATGATTCGTTCTCATGGTTTGTGGCCTTTGCACCATACGAAAAGCCTGAGCTAGCAGTTAGCGCTCTAGTATTCCAAGGTGGTATGGGTATAAACGCTGGACCTATGGTTAGGGAAGCTATAGCAGAGTACCTAGGAATGAATAAAGAAAATATTTCTAATGATTTACCACTAGTTACAAAAGTCTTAAAGTAA
- a CDS encoding RnfABCDGE type electron transport complex subunit G, with product MKETLKLGLILFIIAAFSGGVLSYTNSLTKPIIDQREYEETQAAFKELIPDADSFEELDAAKLESLKSENKKIQDIYEAKKDGSVVGYTFKTAGSGYGGDVVILTGVMNDKITNILVLSHKETPSLGDRIEHEEFKNQFADKDASKELVLSKTASGEEIQAISGSTISSRATVEAVNQAIDALSKLK from the coding sequence ATGAAAGAAACATTAAAACTTGGTTTAATATTATTTATCATTGCGGCTTTCTCGGGTGGAGTTTTATCTTATACAAACAGTTTGACTAAACCTATCATAGATCAAAGAGAATATGAAGAAACTCAAGCTGCATTTAAAGAATTAATTCCAGATGCTGACAGTTTTGAAGAGCTTGATGCAGCAAAACTTGAAAGCTTAAAAAGTGAAAATAAAAAGATACAAGATATCTATGAAGCGAAGAAAGACGGTTCAGTTGTAGGATATACATTTAAAACAGCTGGATCAGGTTATGGCGGAGACGTTGTTATATTAACAGGCGTTATGAATGATAAGATTACAAATATACTTGTTTTATCACATAAAGAAACACCATCATTAGGTGATAGAATTGAACATGAAGAATTCAAAAATCAATTCGCTGACAAGGATGCAAGTAAGGAACTAGTTTTATCTAAGACTGCTTCTGGAGAAGAAATACAAGCAATATCAGGCTCAACAATTTCTTCAAGAGCAACAGTAGAAGCTGTTAATCAAGCGATTGACGCTTTAAGCAAGTTAAAGTAG
- the radC gene encoding RadC family protein — protein sequence MNNFEEKKLMMQDIKLDDRPREKLISRGRESLELAEILAIIIGTGTTNYSAIELSKQILRRFNNLGGYASLKVEDLTEVSGIGKAKACQIIAALELARRLTGPNSLYEAESLSDPKKVYKAYRNEFMNEAQEKFIVLALDTKLKLIKIIEVSKGTVNSTQVHPRDVFRDLVKCNASSCILIHNHPSGDSSPSNEDKLLTKRLVECSKIIGISILDHLVIGDDFFSFKEHGLME from the coding sequence ATGAATAATTTTGAAGAGAAAAAATTAATGATGCAAGACATTAAGCTTGATGATAGGCCAAGGGAAAAATTAATTAGCCGCGGTAGAGAGTCGTTAGAGCTTGCAGAAATTCTTGCTATCATAATAGGAACAGGAACTACAAACTATAGTGCGATTGAATTATCAAAACAAATTTTAAGAAGATTCAATAATTTAGGTGGCTATGCTTCGTTAAAGGTTGAAGACTTAACCGAAGTAAGTGGCATAGGAAAAGCTAAGGCGTGCCAAATAATTGCCGCGCTAGAATTAGCTAGAAGACTTACAGGTCCAAACAGTTTGTATGAAGCTGAAAGCTTATCTGACCCTAAAAAGGTTTATAAGGCATATAGAAATGAGTTTATGAATGAAGCTCAAGAAAAGTTTATTGTGCTTGCTCTTGATACGAAACTTAAATTAATTAAGATTATAGAAGTATCTAAAGGAACTGTTAACTCTACACAAGTTCATCCAAGAGATGTGTTTAGAGACCTTGTTAAGTGCAATGCAAGCAGCTGCATATTGATACACAACCACCCAAGCGGGGACTCGAGTCCATCTAATGAAGATAAATTATTAACAAAGAGACTTGTAGAGTGTTCAAAAATTATTGGTATATCAATTTTAGATCATTTAGTTATCGGCGATGACTTCTTTAGTTTTAAAGAGCATGGCCTTATGGAGTGA
- the rsxE gene encoding electron transport complex subunit RsxE, with amino-acid sequence MKISKIFKNGMVDSNTILSQLVGLCSVLAISSTLKNSVTMAAAVIIVTILSNFFISLLRKVIPSKIRIPIYIVIIATFVTIIDLVLHAYLPDMYKQLGLFIPLIVVNCMILARAESFASKNNVFYSMLDGLASGLGYAFAICLLGFVRELIGAGSIWGNKIMPGASLFVLPPGAFIVLGIFVAIFNIYLLKKKKEEN; translated from the coding sequence ATGAAAATATCAAAAATATTTAAAAACGGTATGGTTGATAGCAACACAATATTGTCACAATTAGTTGGTCTATGCTCAGTACTTGCTATTTCTAGTACACTTAAAAATTCAGTAACAATGGCAGCTGCTGTAATTATAGTTACAATCCTTTCAAACTTTTTCATATCCTTGTTAAGAAAGGTTATACCTTCTAAGATAAGAATACCTATATATATCGTTATAATAGCAACATTTGTTACTATCATTGACTTAGTATTGCATGCATATTTACCTGATATGTACAAGCAATTAGGCTTGTTTATCCCACTTATAGTAGTAAACTGTATGATACTTGCTAGAGCTGAGAGCTTTGCATCAAAAAATAATGTTTTCTACTCAATGCTAGATGGTCTAGCATCAGGTTTAGGATATGCTTTTGCAATATGTTTATTAGGCTTTGTTAGAGAGTTAATAGGCGCAGGTTCTATATGGGGCAATAAAATTATGCCAGGAGCCTCACTATTCGTACTACCTCCAGGAGCATTCATTGTTCTAGGTATATTTGTAGCAATCTTTAACATATACTTATTGAAAAAGAAGAAGGAGGAAAACTAG
- a CDS encoding Gx transporter family protein → MMKTRDFVYIALFTVFAVVLSILENFIPLSFSIPGLRIGFANIAVIAVLYIYSFKYALFIVLIKNFLVFLQFGNIIAFSMSMSGGLLSLIFMYIFKRYLDKYFSIYGVSAVGAFFHNFGQITCASIILSNKIIFAYLPILVIIGTFTSIVIAKAAELFISRFKNIRGYINE, encoded by the coding sequence ATGATGAAGACAAGAGATTTTGTTTATATTGCCTTATTTACTGTTTTTGCAGTAGTATTAAGTATCTTAGAAAATTTCATACCATTGTCATTTAGTATACCAGGCTTAAGGATTGGCTTTGCAAACATTGCAGTAATTGCTGTTTTATATATATATTCATTTAAGTACGCTTTATTTATAGTGCTTATTAAGAACTTTCTTGTCTTTTTGCAATTTGGAAATATCATTGCATTTTCAATGTCAATGTCAGGCGGTTTATTAAGTCTTATCTTTATGTATATATTTAAGCGTTATTTAGATAAGTACTTTAGTATATATGGAGTAAGTGCTGTAGGTGCATTTTTTCATAACTTTGGACAGATTACATGCGCATCTATCATATTATCCAATAAGATTATATTTGCATATTTGCCAATACTTGTTATTATAGGAACTTTTACTTCAATAGTTATAGCTAAAGCAGCTGAGCTTTTTATAAGCAGATTTAAGAATATTAGAGGTTATATAAATGAATAA
- the mreC gene encoding rod shape-determining protein MreC has translation MNFIKKHRIIITILLIIVALVLIITINNKKKSLNSVESAPSDIISKVSSFFYSGANRISNGFKGLFSKEDSKSKIKELEEKLTMLEDKNRELETVIMKSSYLKKEYNLLQNTKYNLIKAKIASMDPDEWYKRFTINKGSKDGIKNGDIVIGASEIQNNVYIEGLLGKVTDASRDSSKIISLNDDKFKVSFNILRNNESGVMGGTFDSKIEGYMFDSNADVLVGDKLITSSSSEEYPANIYLGEVVEVINDESNLKKIIKVKAAVDIKDVSNVFVIKR, from the coding sequence ATGAATTTTATTAAAAAACATAGAATAATTATAACAATTTTACTTATTATCGTGGCTTTAGTTCTTATTATTACAATAAATAATAAGAAAAAGAGCCTTAATAGTGTTGAGTCTGCACCTAGTGATATCATCTCAAAGGTATCATCTTTCTTTTATAGCGGTGCGAATAGAATTTCTAATGGCTTTAAAGGTTTATTTTCTAAAGAAGATTCAAAAAGCAAGATAAAAGAACTTGAAGAAAAGCTAACTATGCTTGAAGATAAGAATAGAGAGCTAGAAACTGTTATTATGAAATCTTCATATCTTAAGAAAGAATACAATTTATTACAAAATACAAAATATAATTTAATTAAAGCTAAGATAGCATCTATGGATCCTGATGAATGGTATAAGAGGTTTACTATAAATAAGGGAAGTAAAGACGGTATCAAGAATGGCGATATTGTCATAGGTGCTTCTGAGATACAAAACAATGTCTATATAGAAGGCTTGCTAGGAAAAGTTACTGATGCTTCTAGAGATTCATCAAAAATTATTTCTCTTAATGATGATAAGTTTAAAGTTAGCTTTAATATTTTAAGAAATAATGAGTCTGGTGTTATGGGCGGAACTTTTGACTCTAAAATTGAGGGTTATATGTTTGATTCTAATGCGGACGTATTAGTTGGAGATAAACTGATTACATCAAGCTCATCTGAAGAGTATCCTGCCAATATTTACTTGGGAGAAGTTGTAGAAGTGATTAATGATGAGTCTAATTTAAAGAAGATAATAAAAGTTAAAGCGGCAGTAGATATAAAAGATGTAAGCAATGTATTTGTCATAAAAAGGTAG